From the genome of Nakamurella flavida, one region includes:
- a CDS encoding DivIVA domain-containing protein, with protein sequence MYRVFEALDELVTIVEEARGVPMTGSCVVPRGDVLELLDDVREALPGEVDDAQDVLDHRDAMIADARSSAETTVADARTEADRLVTEAHASASDTVSSAQLEANRLVAEAERQLAEASSRAEAMIARARADADRAAQAGQDQHDASIARGHAEAERLVAAGRASYEGAVADGQAEQARLVSQTDVVQAAHRESARVLDAAHGDADRMRAECDTYVDSSLGALEETLTKTLREVGRGRTSLRSGGSVDYRL encoded by the coding sequence GTGTACCGGGTTTTCGAAGCCCTCGACGAGTTGGTCACCATCGTCGAGGAAGCCCGCGGGGTGCCGATGACCGGCTCCTGCGTGGTGCCGCGCGGCGATGTGCTGGAACTCCTCGATGACGTCCGGGAGGCACTGCCCGGCGAGGTCGACGACGCGCAGGACGTGCTCGACCACCGTGACGCGATGATCGCCGACGCCCGCAGCTCGGCCGAGACGACGGTCGCCGACGCCCGCACCGAGGCCGACCGCCTCGTCACCGAGGCCCACGCCTCGGCCTCGGACACCGTGTCGTCAGCGCAGCTCGAGGCCAACCGGCTGGTCGCCGAGGCGGAACGGCAGCTCGCCGAGGCCTCCTCCCGCGCCGAGGCGATGATCGCCCGCGCCCGGGCGGACGCCGACCGGGCCGCGCAGGCCGGCCAGGACCAGCACGATGCGTCGATCGCCCGCGGTCACGCCGAGGCCGAACGCCTGGTCGCCGCCGGCCGGGCGTCCTACGAGGGCGCCGTCGCCGACGGTCAGGCCGAACAGGCCCGGTTGGTCTCGCAGACCGACGTCGTGCAGGCCGCCCACCGCGAGTCGGCACGCGTGCTCGACGCCGCCCACGGCGACGCCGACCGGATGCGCGCCGAGTGCGACACCTATGTCGACAGCAGCCTGGGCGCGCTGGAGGAGACCCTCACCAAGACACTGCGCGAGGTCGGTCGCGGACGGACGTCGCTGCGCAGCGGCGGGTCGGTGGACTACCGGCTCTGA
- a CDS encoding YceD family protein — protein sequence MAPPRLNSASPWVFDTRVLGRRPGTMRPVRISAPVTESLGLPVIAVPAGHEVELDLRLESVSEGVLVSGAATAEAVGECSRCLIEITQPVRVILRELYAYPGSTTAATTEDDEIPRLVDDLIDLEPLVRDELVLALPLVPLCRPDCLGLCPECGERREELEEGHSHETLDPRWAALKLKFGTDGPGNADPGTHTPSQN from the coding sequence ATGGCTCCGCCCCGTCTCAACTCCGCCTCCCCGTGGGTCTTCGACACCCGGGTCCTGGGGCGACGGCCCGGCACGATGCGTCCGGTCCGGATCAGCGCGCCGGTCACCGAGTCGCTCGGTCTTCCGGTCATCGCCGTCCCGGCCGGTCACGAGGTGGAGCTGGACCTGCGCCTGGAGTCGGTGTCCGAGGGGGTCCTGGTGTCCGGGGCGGCCACGGCCGAGGCGGTCGGCGAGTGCTCGCGCTGCCTGATCGAGATCACCCAGCCGGTCCGGGTGATCCTGCGTGAGCTGTACGCCTACCCGGGATCGACCACCGCGGCGACCACCGAGGACGACGAGATCCCCCGTCTCGTGGACGACCTGATCGACCTCGAGCCCCTGGTGCGCGACGAGCTCGTGCTCGCGTTGCCACTGGTGCCGTTGTGTCGTCCCGACTGCCTGGGCCTGTGCCCGGAATGCGGCGAGCGACGCGAGGAGCTCGAGGAGGGTCATTCCCATGAGACACTGGACCCTCGGTGGGCCGCGTTGAAGCTGAAGTTCGGGACCGATGGTCCCGGGAACGCTGATCCGGGCACCCACACCCCCAGCCAGAACTGA
- the rpmF gene encoding 50S ribosomal protein L32, translating to MAVPKRKMSRSNTRARRSQWKTSVPTLVTCPNRACGELTSPHEACRTCGQYRGRQVVGV from the coding sequence GTGGCCGTTCCGAAGCGGAAGATGTCGCGCAGCAACACCCGCGCGCGCCGATCGCAGTGGAAGACCAGTGTGCCCACGCTGGTCACCTGCCCCAACCGCGCCTGCGGTGAGCTGACCTCCCCGCACGAGGCCTGTCGCACCTGTGGTCAGTACCGCGGCCGGCAGGTCGTCGGGGTCTGA
- the rnc gene encoding ribonuclease III: protein MSSGSGHPTPSGSNIPDAAVLSAQLGVPLDAELVVLALTHRSFAYENGGLPTNERLEFLGDSVLGVVITDTLYHSHPDLPEGQLAKLRASIVNMHALAGVGRTMGLGGQLRLGRGEELTGGRDKASIVADAVEAVLGAVFLQYGLDVSRQVILRLFADLLLAAPRLGAGLDWKTSLQELAAARGLGAPEYRVTEEGPDHAKLFAAQVLLNSVPSGTGSGRTKKEAEQVAAAAAYAATVGPPPGLVDPVVAPVIAGTEGSPPAPTA from the coding sequence GTGTCGTCCGGTTCCGGTCACCCGACCCCGTCGGGCAGCAACATCCCGGACGCAGCCGTCCTCTCCGCCCAGCTCGGCGTCCCGTTGGACGCCGAGCTGGTCGTGTTGGCCCTCACCCACCGTTCCTTCGCCTACGAGAACGGCGGGCTGCCGACCAACGAGCGCCTGGAGTTCCTGGGTGACTCGGTGCTCGGTGTGGTGATCACCGACACCCTGTACCACTCGCACCCCGACCTGCCCGAGGGACAGCTGGCCAAGCTGCGCGCCTCTATCGTCAACATGCACGCGCTCGCCGGCGTCGGACGCACGATGGGCCTGGGGGGCCAGCTGCGGCTCGGTCGCGGTGAGGAACTCACCGGCGGACGCGACAAGGCCTCGATCGTCGCCGACGCCGTCGAGGCCGTGCTGGGTGCGGTCTTCCTGCAGTACGGATTGGACGTCAGCCGCCAGGTCATCCTGCGACTCTTCGCCGATCTCCTGCTGGCCGCCCCGCGTCTCGGCGCGGGTCTGGACTGGAAGACGTCCCTGCAGGAGCTGGCCGCGGCCCGCGGCCTGGGTGCCCCGGAGTACCGGGTCACCGAGGAGGGCCCGGACCACGCCAAGCTGTTCGCCGCGCAGGTGCTGCTGAACTCGGTGCCCAGCGGGACGGGGTCGGGGCGCACCAAGAAGGAAGCCGAGCAAGTGGCCGCGGCCGCCGCGTACGCCGCCACCGTCGGGCCCCCGCCCGGTCTGGTCGATCCCGTGGTCGCCCCGGTGATCGCCGGGACCGAGGGATCCCCGCCCGCGCCCACCGCCTGA
- the mutM gene encoding bifunctional DNA-formamidopyrimidine glycosylase/DNA-(apurinic or apyrimidinic site) lyase has translation MPELPEVESVRRGLVGHVTGRRIADVQVLSDRAVRRHVGGAVDFRAVTAGRRVTGVDRRGKYLWWVLDDGDAILCHLGMSGQFRIGSGQVDLHGGDPAPRHPHLRVRFVFDDDGPDVDFLDQRTFGGMAFAPGGADLPAAIAHIARDPMDPDWSAAATAAVIRGKRTDIKRALLDQTVISGIGNIYADEALWRARLHYARRTDSLTRPAVLAVLAAAREVMAEALEVGGTSFDSLYVNVNGESGYFDRALNAYGREGEPCPRCGTAIVRDAFMNRSSFFCRRCQPAPRRPAAAPVRGPRSPAARRS, from the coding sequence GTGCCCGAACTCCCCGAGGTCGAGTCGGTACGGCGGGGCCTGGTCGGTCACGTCACCGGCCGCCGCATCGCCGACGTCCAGGTCCTGTCCGATCGCGCCGTCCGTCGCCACGTGGGCGGAGCCGTCGATTTCCGCGCCGTCACCGCAGGTCGCCGGGTGACCGGGGTGGACCGGCGCGGGAAGTACCTGTGGTGGGTGCTCGACGACGGCGACGCCATCCTGTGCCACCTGGGCATGAGCGGCCAGTTCCGGATCGGTTCCGGCCAGGTCGATCTGCACGGGGGCGACCCCGCCCCCCGTCATCCCCATCTGCGGGTCCGGTTCGTGTTCGACGACGACGGCCCGGACGTCGACTTCCTGGACCAGCGCACCTTCGGCGGCATGGCCTTCGCCCCCGGCGGGGCCGACCTGCCCGCCGCCATCGCGCACATCGCCCGTGACCCGATGGACCCGGACTGGTCGGCCGCGGCCACCGCCGCGGTGATCCGCGGCAAGCGCACGGACATCAAGCGCGCCCTGCTGGACCAGACGGTGATCTCCGGCATCGGCAACATCTACGCCGACGAGGCCCTGTGGCGGGCGCGGCTGCACTACGCCCGCCGGACCGACTCGTTGACCCGGCCGGCGGTGCTCGCGGTGCTGGCCGCCGCTCGCGAGGTCATGGCCGAGGCGCTCGAGGTCGGCGGCACGAGCTTCGACTCCCTGTACGTCAACGTCAACGGCGAGTCCGGGTACTTCGACCGCGCGTTGAACGCCTACGGCCGGGAGGGGGAGCCGTGCCCCCGCTGCGGGACGGCGATCGTCCGGGACGCGTTCATGAACCGGTCCTCGTTCTTCTGCCGCCGCTGCCAACCCGCGCCGCGGCGTCCGGCCGCTGCTCCGGTCCGGGGGCCCCGGTCCCCGGCCGCGCGTCGTTCGTAG
- a CDS encoding bifunctional phosphatase PAP2/diacylglycerol kinase family protein, translating into MRTTDDTPDPRIVPAQTPVPQPLDIALRALTTAANHGVLWFGVAGVAAALGRRPRRGAIRGVMSLGASSLLANSVIKPVVGRRRPDPQRTHAARQIGRVPWTSSFPSGHSASAAAFATGLALEFPPAALVVAPLAAGVAYSRVHVGVHYPSDVVTGVGIGVAAALIGKWLWPVRPKGPAVMTTATAPALPDGRGLTVVLNEHSGSSGSARALIERELPGARFITLADGVDIAAELGPEVRALAVSGGDGTVASVARVALERGLPLAVFPSGTFNHFARAVGLEEAIDTVQAVREGRAGGVRVATANDEVFLNTASIGGYPEMVRRRDAYAKKIGKWPATALALRNTLRKHAPVTLDINGRVVKVWVAFVGNGRYTPRGLAPSWRERLDEPVLDVQYLRGDLPWSRTRAVLFSLIGIVERSAVCGSVAATSVTVGSRSGALPTAHDGEITPTTTSVDFDLLDATLTVYRG; encoded by the coding sequence ATGAGGACCACCGACGACACCCCCGACCCGCGCATCGTCCCCGCGCAGACGCCGGTGCCCCAACCGCTCGACATCGCGCTCCGGGCGTTGACCACCGCGGCCAACCACGGCGTGCTGTGGTTCGGTGTCGCCGGTGTGGCCGCCGCGCTCGGCCGCCGCCCGCGCCGGGGCGCCATCCGCGGGGTGATGTCCCTGGGTGCGTCCAGCCTGCTCGCCAACTCCGTCATCAAGCCCGTCGTCGGCCGGCGCCGGCCGGACCCGCAGCGCACCCATGCGGCCCGGCAGATCGGGCGGGTGCCCTGGACGTCCTCGTTCCCCAGCGGTCACAGTGCGTCGGCCGCGGCCTTCGCCACCGGTCTGGCCCTGGAGTTCCCACCCGCAGCCCTCGTCGTCGCCCCGCTGGCCGCGGGTGTCGCCTACTCGCGGGTGCACGTGGGGGTGCACTACCCGTCGGACGTGGTCACCGGGGTGGGCATCGGGGTCGCCGCCGCGCTGATCGGGAAGTGGTTGTGGCCGGTCCGACCCAAGGGTCCGGCCGTGATGACCACGGCCACCGCGCCGGCTCTGCCGGACGGTCGTGGGCTGACCGTGGTGCTCAACGAGCATTCCGGGTCCTCCGGCAGCGCTCGCGCCCTGATCGAACGCGAACTGCCCGGTGCCCGGTTCATCACCCTGGCCGACGGTGTCGACATCGCGGCCGAGCTCGGCCCCGAGGTGCGGGCGCTGGCGGTCTCCGGCGGCGACGGGACCGTGGCGTCCGTGGCCCGGGTCGCCCTGGAACGGGGGCTGCCGCTCGCCGTCTTCCCGTCCGGGACGTTCAACCACTTCGCCCGAGCGGTCGGCCTCGAGGAGGCGATCGACACGGTGCAGGCCGTGCGGGAGGGGCGCGCCGGGGGAGTGCGGGTGGCCACGGCCAACGACGAGGTCTTCCTGAACACCGCGAGCATCGGCGGATACCCGGAGATGGTGCGTCGGCGGGACGCCTACGCGAAGAAGATCGGCAAGTGGCCGGCGACCGCGCTGGCCCTGCGCAACACGCTGCGCAAGCACGCCCCGGTCACCCTGGACATCAACGGCCGGGTGGTGAAGGTGTGGGTGGCGTTCGTCGGGAACGGGCGGTACACCCCGCGCGGGCTGGCTCCGTCGTGGCGGGAACGGCTCGACGAGCCCGTGCTGGATGTCCAGTACCTCCGCGGTGATCTGCCGTGGTCCCGGACCCGCGCCGTCCTGTTCTCCCTCATCGGCATCGTGGAGCGCAGCGCGGTGTGCGGATCGGTCGCCGCGACGTCGGTGACCGTCGGCTCCCGGTCCGGGGCCCTGCCCACCGCCCACGACGGCGAGATCACCCCGACCACCACCTCCGTGGACTTCGACCTGCTGGACGCCACGCTCACCGTGTACCGCGGCTGA
- a CDS encoding acylphosphatase, which yields MTAWVHGRVQGVGFRWWTRAQALELGLTGTATNLADGRVEVVAQGPAESCRELLARLRGGSTPGSVGTVVERFGAARDGVTGFHER from the coding sequence ATGACCGCGTGGGTGCACGGTCGCGTCCAGGGGGTCGGATTCCGCTGGTGGACCCGGGCGCAGGCACTGGAACTCGGACTGACCGGCACCGCGACCAACCTGGCCGACGGGCGCGTCGAGGTGGTCGCCCAGGGGCCGGCCGAGAGCTGCCGGGAGCTGTTGGCCCGGCTGCGCGGCGGCAGCACCCCGGGATCGGTCGGCACGGTGGTGGAGCGGTTCGGCGCCGCGCGCGACGGGGTCACCGGCTTCCACGAGCGCTGA